The genomic stretch GGTGGAAGAATATGCTACACGAATCAATGCCATTATTCAGGAAGAAAAGAAACTGATGGAATCTGAATTGTTAGTTCTTCAGGCTAAAAATTTAGATAAAGCCGATTTTGATAAGCAAAAAGCTCAGATTGCAGATAACTATTCACAAAAGATTGACGAGAGAATTGAAACGTTGGGTTTTGATTTGGATCAGGTCATTCAGAAACAGGTAAGATACTCACTTTTGAATTCTGATGTGACTTCAAACGAAGAGTTAAAAGAAAAAATACTGAAAAAGTTTCGGCCTAAAAAAAGCTTTGACGGATATGTTTCTTATGGAATCATGACGTTGACGAATGATAAAGCAGATAATGATTTAGATAAAAACTTAGGTTACGCCAATAATCTTGAATTTGGTTTTAAATTCAATTATCAGTTTGGCAGAACCAGTCCGTGGGGGTTGATTTCCGGATTAGGCTTTTCCTGGAGAACCGTTCGTCCAGATAATAATATGGTCTTTACAAAACAAAACGGAGAAGTTTCACTATCTAAATTTGAAGGAAGTCTTGATAAGGCTAAATTAAGAACAGGTTATATTATGGTTCCGCTTGGTTTTCAATATAATTTCTCTAAACTGAAAAATGCAGGAATGGATGTTCAGTACAGACCCTATTCAGATGGTTTCAGGGTGGGAGCGAATATGTATGGCGGAATTAAAATGTCAACCAATAATATTGTGAAAGGAGAAGATAAAAATATCAGAGACCGATCAAATTATCAGGTAAATCCTTTTGTTTACGGGGCTCAGTTTACAGTATCGTATGATAATATAAGTCTTTTTGTGAAAAAAGATTTCAGCAACTTCTTTAAAGATTCTTATTTTCAAAATGACAAAGCTTTGGTTTTTGGAGTAGCTTTGGGATGGTAATTTAGATAAATGGATCAATCAACAATAATGACTAAGCTTTTAGGACTCATCTGCGTTTTCTGTCTCACGATCAATATCAATGCGCAAAGAATAAAGACGTCAAAAGACAGTACAAAAGTTTTCTATGATAAAGTGTTTAAATCGTTAGAAGTAGCGTATTTACACAAAAAAGATTTTGACTGGAAGAAATTAAAGGCTGAAACATTTAAAAATCTTGAAACGGCAAAAGACTTTAAAAGTTCTTTAAAAGAATTGAAGGTTTTGCTTGATAAAATTGGGGCAGATCATTCTAAGGTAATGTATCAGGGGAAAAATTATGGTCCGACAGTAGATATTCAATGGGAGAACTTCAGTGATGCGTGGATGATAAAATTTAAAACTAAACCAGAATTCGAAGCAAAAGTTTTAGATGAAAAGTATGGTTACATCTTAATGCCAAATATTTCGTTTGATGATTTTAGTTCTGAAAATGTTCATAAAATTGCTCAGCCTTTATATGACAAAATAGCTCAATTAAAAGCTAACAATAAATTGGAGGGGTGGATTGTAGATCTTCGCTTCAATACAGGCGGAAATTTAGCGCCAATGCTTTTGGCTTTATATGATTTGTTAGGCGATAATGTAGTTTGGGGAACTCTTGACGGCGATAAAAAACTGATTAATTCTACAAAATTAAATAAAGGAGTTTACGATCAAGGAGAAAAGAAACCTTCTTATATAAAGCCAAGTGGAGAATTGATAAATAAATCTAAAGTTGCAGTAATCATTGGCGGATTAACGGCAAGCTCCGGAGAAGTGACGGCTTTGGCTTTTAAAGGAAGACCGAGTACCATTTTTATAGGAGAAAAAACTTTAGGGAAAACAACTTCCAATATGGTGGTAACTCTGCCTTTTGATGCCAGAATGCCATTAAGCATTGGGTATGATTGCGATAGAAATGGGAATTATTATGAACAGATAATACCAGATATTGCTGTTTCAAAGCAGGATAATTTTGATGATTTGTTACAGGATAAAAATATTCATGAGGCAATACTATTCTTCAACAAAAAATAATTATGATAAATTGACGAATTTTTCAATTTGGTATAAGAATTGAATATAAAAAAATAACATTCACATTAACAAACAAAAACACTCCGCGGATCTTCTGTGGAGTGTTTTTGTTTTATCAATATTTAATCTATTTTAGGCTTCCCACCATGTCTTCAGGCTTCACCCACTCGTCAAACTGCTCAGAAGTCACAAAGCCAAGATTGATGGCTTCTTCTTTCAGTGTTGTTCCGTTTTTGTGAGCGGTTTTTGCAATTTTTGCAGCATTCTCATAACCAATGTGCGTATTCAAAGCGGTAACCAACATCAAAGATTTATCTACCAGTTCTTTGATTCTTGCGTGATTCGGCTCAATCCCAACGGCACAATGATCATTAAATGAAATACATGCGTCCGCAATTAGCTGAGCAGACTGTAAGAAATTGTAAGCCATTACCGGTTTGAAAACATTCAGTTCATAATTTCCCTGCGTTCCTGCAAACGAAATCGTTGTATCGTTTCCTAAAACCTGCGCACAAACCATTGTTAAAGCTTCATTCTGCGTCGGATTTACTTTTCCCGGCATAATTGAAGAACCCGGCTCATTTTCCGGAATATGAATTTCTCCAATTCCTGAACGTGGCCCTGAAGCCAATAATCTGATGTCCTGAGCGATTTTGTATAAAGAAACCGCTAGTTGTTTTAAAGCTCCGTGAGATTCTACAATTGCATCGTGAGCAGCCAAAGCTTCAAATTTATTTTCAGCCGTTACAAAAGGAAGATTAGTGAATTTTGCAATATATTCTGCAACTTTTACGTCGTAACCCTGAGGTGTATTTAAGCCTGTTCCAACTGCAGTTCCTCCCAAAGCAAGTTCTGAAAGGTGTGGTAATGTGTTTTTTAATGCTTTGATTCCATAATTCAATTGGGCAACATATCCTGAAAATTCCTGACCTAAAGTAAGTGGAGTAGCATCCATTAAATGCGTTCTTCCGATTTTTACAATGTCTTTAAATTCGATTGCTTTTTTGTTCAACGTATTTTTTAGTTTCTCAACTGCAGGTAGGGTTACCTCAACCACTTTTTTATAAGCCGCAATGTGCATTGCAGTTGGATAGGTATCGTTTGAAGACTGTGATTTATTCACATCATCATTCGGATGAACTTCCGATCTATCGCCTAAAGTTCCGCCATTGTTTACATGTGCTCTGTTGGAGACCACTTCGTTCACATTCATATTCGATTGTGTTCCCGAACCGGTTTGCCAGATCACCAAAGGAAATTGGTCATTCAGTTTACCTTCTAAGATTTCGTCGCAAACTTTTGCAATCATATCTCTTTTTTCGGCAGGAAGAACTCCCAAATCGGTGTTTGTAAATGCCGCAGCTTTTTTTAAATAAGCAAAAGCTTCGATGATTTCGTGTGGCATAGAACCTTCCGGACCGATTTTGAAATTGTTTCTTGAACGTTCCGTTTGTGCGCCCCAAAACTTATCTGCAGGAACCTGCACTTCACCCATGGTGTCTTTTTCTATTCTGTAATTCATTGTGAAATTGTTTAATTAAGGTTTAGGCTGAGCTTGAGTTTAAGCTTAAGAAATTTTTACTCTAAATCTTAACCTCAGCCTCAATTCATAAAGTTAAGCAATGCTCAAAAACCTCGCAATTTATAATCATTATAAATACAGTTTAAGTCGCTGATTTTGCTCATGTTTTTTCTCGTAAGCCGTATTTTTGCACCGAAATAGAAAGTAAATGGATTTTAAATATCAAGATCCGTATCCAATTTTGAAGGACGATACGGTGTACAAAAAATTAACTTCAGACTACGTTAAGGTTGAAAAGCATGGTGAAAGAGAAATTTTAACGATCGATCCGAAAGGCTTGGAATTATTGGCTGAAGAGGCTATGGCAGATGTTTCTTTTATGCTTCGTTCTTCACATTTAGAAAGTTTAAGAAGAATTATTGACGATCCTGAAGCGACTGATAACGACAGATTTGTTGCTTATAATTTATTGCAAAATGCTGCGGTTGCTGTAGAAGGAGCACTTCCTTCTTGCCAAGATACCGGAACGGCAATTGTGATGGGTAAAAAAGGTGAAAATGTCTACACTGGCGTTGAAGACGGAGAATATTTAAGCAAAGGAATTTACAATACCTACCAAAAAAGAAACTTACGTTATTCTCAAGTAGTTCCTTTAACGATGTTTGATGAGAAAAATTCAGGTTCAAATCTTCCGGCGCAAATTGATATTTATGCTAAAAAAGGGGATTATTACGAGTTTTTATTTTTAACGAAAGGAGGAGGTTCTGCAAACAAAACTTTCCTTTATCAGAAAACTAAATCTTTACTGAACGAAAAATCTCTTGAGGCTTTTGTAAAAGAGAGAATTTCAGATTTGGGAACAGCGGCTTGTCCGCCTTACCATTTAGCTTTGGTTATTGGTGGAACTTCTGCAGAAGCAAATTTGGCTGCCGTGAAAAAAGCATCTGCAAAATATTATGATAATCTTCCGACAGAAGGAAATGAAGCTGGACAAGCGTTCAGAGACTTGGAATGGGAAGCAAAAGTTCAGAAAATTTGCCAGGAAAGTTCAATCGGAGCGCAGTTTGGCGGAAAATATTTAACGCACGACGTTAGGGTAATCAGACTTCCTCGTCACGCTGCTTCTTGTCCGGTCGGAATGGGAGTTTCCTGTTCGGCAGACAGAAATATTAAAGGGAAAATTACGAAAGAAGGGATTTTCCTTGAGCAGTTGGAGCAAGACCCGAAAAGATTTTTACCTGCAACGCCGCCACATTTGGAAGAAGCAGTTGAGATTGATTTGAATAAACCGATGCCTGAAATTTTGGCTGAGCTTTCAAAATATCCAATTAAAACAAGATTAAGATTAAACGGAACTTTGATCGTTGCAAGAGATATTGCTCACGCAAAAATCAAAGAATTGTTGGATGCAGGACAACCGATGCCTGAATATTTCAAAAATCACCCAATCTATTATGCAGGACCTGCAAAAACTCCGGAAGGCATGGCTTCAGGAAGTTTCGGACCTACAACTGCAGGAAGAATGGATGTGTATGTAGACGAATTCCAAAGTCACGGCGGAAGTATGGTGATGTTGGCAAAAGGAAATAGAACATCAGATGTAACCAATGCTTGTCATAAATACGGAGGTTTCTACATCGGTTCGATTGGCGGGCCTGCTGCAATCTTGGCGCAAGACAATATTTTGTCGGTTGAGGTCGTTGATTTCCCTGAATTAGGCATGGAAGCCGTAAGAAAAATTGAAGTAAAAGATTTCCCGGCGTTCATTATTACCGATGATAAAGGAAACGATTTCTTCGCCAACCTTGCCCATTAAAATTTTAGGTTAGAAAGTTATATTGAAGAATTTTAGGGTTGCAATTGTAGTCTAATATCTAACATCTAACTTCTAATATCTAATTTAATTAGTTTAAAATAAAAATAAATTGCAAAATTTAGGTTCTATATCTTTTGATGAAAAAGAAAAAAGCCCTACTTTTGCTTAAAATTTAAGAAACATGATGTTATCAGCATTTTGGCCGTTTTACCAATTCCTTTGGACAATTTATTTCGTATGTATGTTCCTTGTAGGATTCTGGTGTATCTTAATGTTTTTCGGTTTTATTATTCCTTTGTGGTTAACTGAAGGTTTGAAAGAATATTTTGGTAAGGTAAAACCTTTTGATCCTGAGCAGATTAGAAGTAAATTGCTTACTGAGCAAGAAGGCGTTGAAGTGATTTTCAGCCAGCCTAAAGGTCACGGTCCTTTCATTCACGATAGCCACGGGCACGATCACGGACATCATTAATTGATTGTCATTGCTTTCTCACACGAATTCCGAGAAAGTAATATCAAAGCAAAACAACATATATTAAACCACTAATTTATTTTAGTGGTTTTTCTTTTTTTTACCCTAATCTCAGCTTTTCAGGCGATACCCCGAATTTCTTCTTAAATGCACGGGTAAAATTCTGAACATATTCATAACCGCATTCTATTGCAATCTCTTTAATCATAATTTGATTATTGATGATCATCTTTTTTGCTTTCAGCATTCTGAGCTCTGAAATGTAGTTTACAATTGTCGTGTGGTAATGTTCTTTAAATTCTTTTCTCAATTTACTTTGATTAATACCTAAGATTTTAGATATCTCTTCGATTTTCAAGTTTTTATGATAATTTTCGTCTAAAAATTTTTTGATGGCTTCAGGAGTTTTTGAATGATCATCGCTGTTGTCTTTTTCTTTAAACTGTTCAAAAATGAGAACAAGCAATTTTATGATTTTAGCTTCAATAAAAAGTTTCTGCATTACCCCTTTTTTAGAATATCCCGAAATTTCCTTTAAGATCATGTGCATTTCCACAGTCATATTGGGAGGAGTTTCTTTGTGAAGAAAAATGAAACTGTTATTCTTCATATTGTTCAGTATTTCAGTACTTTCGGTGTTAGAATTAGGATCTATTAAATTAAAAACGTATTGATAATTAATCTGTATCTGAAGGTATTTTAAGACGTCCTGATTTTCTGTCCACAATTCTGCACGGTGTTCGGCAGAAGAATAATGAAGAATGTATTGATTTTTTTTGAATTTTAAATGAGTTCCACAATCTGAAGCCAGTAAATTGATATTCGGACTCAGAAAAAACAAAAGATTAAAACTGGATTCTCCTTCAATGAAATGAGATTTTAAATAATTTCCAGTTGTTTCATCTTCACTGAAAACAACCTTAATGTCCTCAGATTTAAATAGTAAACCTCTTTTGGATCGATCTATTTCTTTCGCTGTTTTCGTTCTCATATGTAAGTAAAAGATTCCATTCAATAATTAATCTCATTCAATAATGGGATAAAAACTAAATTTGGAACAAAATTAAATTAAATTTAGAATAAATAAAAATAAAATTATCTTTTTGAAATTTTATTTGCGAACCAGATCTCATCAGCTAGAATAATCTAAAGCGAAAACCAACGATTTTAATATAATTTTAAACATGATCAATTTTGTTTTATACTTAAGTGTTTGAATATTGCAATAATCATCGGGATAACTAAAAGGTTGGATATGATAATTGATTTGCTGTAATCAAGAGTAATTTTGCCGAAAATTAAAATATAATTTAGAATAAATAAAAATAAATTATTTATGTTTAAAAATTTACAATTAAAAGCAAAAAAACTTGGAGCCGCCATCGGTTTTTTAATATTGGCGATGAGCTCAACTCATGCTCAGCAATGGGAAGATGTGGGTTCTACGGGGAGTATTTCTACTGGTGGAAGTAGTTATAATAACCTGGCGATTGATGCTCAGGGAAATTATTATGTTTCGTACTATGATGTTTTAGTCACAAAAGGCTCGGTACAGAAATTTAACGGGACCTCTTGGTCATATGTTGGAGGAAATGCAGGAATTACTACTGCTACAGCAACATACAATTCTCTTTCTTTAGATACTTCGGGAAATGTATATTATACCAATCAATGGGGTTATCCTAATTCGGGTATGGAAGTAAGAAAATTTAATGGAACATCTTGGAGTTTACTTCCGCTTCCATTTACAGATACAACTAATTATCAGGCATCAGCAGTAGCTCCGAATGGTATTCCGTATGTGTATGCATCTGTGGGTTCAGGAACGGTAAAAAGATTGGTGAACGGAGCTTGGGAACAAGTAGGTCCTACAAATATTGCCGGTGCAAATCCAACGCACGCAGAAATGGTTATCGGAACAAATGGAAAAGTGTATGTTTGTCATATAGCTTCCGGAGTAAGAGTTTTTGAAAATAGCTTGACGGCTTATTCAACTGATGCATGGATTTTAGTGGGTGGAACTTTAGTAGGAAGTGCTTTTACAGAAGGGGCAAACGCAACTTCAGATATTGCGATTGGCTCAGACAATACTTTATATGTCGTATATTCATCTACAGCAGCAAATAACAGAAAACTGAATGTAAAGAAATTCGATGGAACAAATTGGGTACAGATTGGTAACACCGACTTTGGTATTTCAAATGACTTATATAATGTTTCTATTGCTGTTACTCCTTCCGGTAAACTGTACACCGTAGCAAGTGGGTGGGCTGTAAACGGTGGAAAAAACACCGTATATCAATATAATTCGGTATCTAATGTTTGGGAAACATTCGGAGGCGATTTTGTATCGGATGATACTGCTTTATACAATGATTTACAATACGACGCTGTAAACAATACATTGGTTCTTACTTATTCTCAAAATGGAGTAAGGGTAAAAAGAGTTCAATTATCAAATAACACTCCGGGGTGTAATAATGCTGATCCAGGAATCAATCCGGGAGATACAAGTTGTGTAACTTTTACTTACAAAGGTCAACAAGTAACTTATACAACAGTAAGAGGTGCAGATGGAAAAGTTTGGCTTCAGCAGAACCTAGGAAGTAGACAAGTTGCAACGGCAATGGCCGATACCGAGTCTTACGGAGATCTTTTCCAGTGGGGAAGATGGGATGATGGTCATCAAAACAGAAATTCTGCTACAACAACAGTTCCTACAACCAATAATCCTACAGGTCTTTCCGGTATTACATCATTTATTTTAGGGAACAGTCCTGCATGGTGGTCAACAAATGCTTTGAGTGATCTTTGGAACGGGGCAAATACTTCAGCAATAACTTCTGAAGTGAGTGTTGATCCTTGTAAAGCAATCGGTGCAGGTTGGAAATTACCTTCTCAGGCTGATTGGGTAGCTGCTGTAGGAGCAGAAGGAATGTCTAGTGCGGCCAATGCATTTACAAGCAAATTAAAATTACCGGCGGCAGGTTATAGAAGCCAAAGTACGGGCGGATTTACTTATGTGGGCGAAAGAGGATATTATTGGAGTGGAGATGTTGCCAATTCTGGAGGAAAATATTTATATAATTCTACATCGTTAGCGA from Chryseobacterium indoltheticum encodes the following:
- a CDS encoding helix-turn-helix domain-containing protein; amino-acid sequence: MRTKTAKEIDRSKRGLLFKSEDIKVVFSEDETTGNYLKSHFIEGESSFNLLFFLSPNINLLASDCGTHLKFKKNQYILHYSSAEHRAELWTENQDVLKYLQIQINYQYVFNLIDPNSNTESTEILNNMKNNSFIFLHKETPPNMTVEMHMILKEISGYSKKGVMQKLFIEAKIIKLLVLIFEQFKEKDNSDDHSKTPEAIKKFLDENYHKNLKIEEISKILGINQSKLRKEFKEHYHTTIVNYISELRMLKAKKMIINNQIMIKEIAIECGYEYVQNFTRAFKKKFGVSPEKLRLG
- a CDS encoding S41 family peptidase, with translation MDQSTIMTKLLGLICVFCLTININAQRIKTSKDSTKVFYDKVFKSLEVAYLHKKDFDWKKLKAETFKNLETAKDFKSSLKELKVLLDKIGADHSKVMYQGKNYGPTVDIQWENFSDAWMIKFKTKPEFEAKVLDEKYGYILMPNISFDDFSSENVHKIAQPLYDKIAQLKANNKLEGWIVDLRFNTGGNLAPMLLALYDLLGDNVVWGTLDGDKKLINSTKLNKGVYDQGEKKPSYIKPSGELINKSKVAVIIGGLTASSGEVTALAFKGRPSTIFIGEKTLGKTTSNMVVTLPFDARMPLSIGYDCDRNGNYYEQIIPDIAVSKQDNFDDLLQDKNIHEAILFFNKK
- the fumC gene encoding class II fumarate hydratase, which codes for MNYRIEKDTMGEVQVPADKFWGAQTERSRNNFKIGPEGSMPHEIIEAFAYLKKAAAFTNTDLGVLPAEKRDMIAKVCDEILEGKLNDQFPLVIWQTGSGTQSNMNVNEVVSNRAHVNNGGTLGDRSEVHPNDDVNKSQSSNDTYPTAMHIAAYKKVVEVTLPAVEKLKNTLNKKAIEFKDIVKIGRTHLMDATPLTLGQEFSGYVAQLNYGIKALKNTLPHLSELALGGTAVGTGLNTPQGYDVKVAEYIAKFTNLPFVTAENKFEALAAHDAIVESHGALKQLAVSLYKIAQDIRLLASGPRSGIGEIHIPENEPGSSIMPGKVNPTQNEALTMVCAQVLGNDTTISFAGTQGNYELNVFKPVMAYNFLQSAQLIADACISFNDHCAVGIEPNHARIKELVDKSLMLVTALNTHIGYENAAKIAKTAHKNGTTLKEEAINLGFVTSEQFDEWVKPEDMVGSLK
- a CDS encoding T9SS type A sorting domain-containing protein, producing the protein MFKNLQLKAKKLGAAIGFLILAMSSTHAQQWEDVGSTGSISTGGSSYNNLAIDAQGNYYVSYYDVLVTKGSVQKFNGTSWSYVGGNAGITTATATYNSLSLDTSGNVYYTNQWGYPNSGMEVRKFNGTSWSLLPLPFTDTTNYQASAVAPNGIPYVYASVGSGTVKRLVNGAWEQVGPTNIAGANPTHAEMVIGTNGKVYVCHIASGVRVFENSLTAYSTDAWILVGGTLVGSAFTEGANATSDIAIGSDNTLYVVYSSTAANNRKLNVKKFDGTNWVQIGNTDFGISNDLYNVSIAVTPSGKLYTVASGWAVNGGKNTVYQYNSVSNVWETFGGDFVSDDTALYNDLQYDAVNNTLVLTYSQNGVRVKRVQLSNNTPGCNNADPGINPGDTSCVTFTYKGQQVTYTTVRGADGKVWLQQNLGSRQVATAMADTESYGDLFQWGRWDDGHQNRNSATTTVPTTNNPTGLSGITSFILGNSPAWWSTNALSDLWNGANTSAITSEVSVDPCKAIGAGWKLPSQADWVAAVGAEGMSSAANAFTSKLKLPAAGYRSQSTGGFTYVGERGYYWSGDVANSGGKYLYNSTSLANPNSGGPRAQGQSVRCIKDVTTGLGTSDIRKIAVGIYPNPTNGILNIKTDSDIDKVNVTNVVGQKMNVQFSNNQINMEQLQKGVYIVELQLKNGQKISKKVIKN
- a CDS encoding outer membrane beta-barrel protein; its protein translation is MIKKFIITGMLCLVATSINAQRKSLSLNLQSKEDTTVSPIVKEKVEEYATRINAIIQEEKKLMESELLVLQAKNLDKADFDKQKAQIADNYSQKIDERIETLGFDLDQVIQKQVRYSLLNSDVTSNEELKEKILKKFRPKKSFDGYVSYGIMTLTNDKADNDLDKNLGYANNLEFGFKFNYQFGRTSPWGLISGLGFSWRTVRPDNNMVFTKQNGEVSLSKFEGSLDKAKLRTGYIMVPLGFQYNFSKLKNAGMDVQYRPYSDGFRVGANMYGGIKMSTNNIVKGEDKNIRDRSNYQVNPFVYGAQFTVSYDNISLFVKKDFSNFFKDSYFQNDKALVFGVALGW
- a CDS encoding fumarate hydratase translates to MDFKYQDPYPILKDDTVYKKLTSDYVKVEKHGEREILTIDPKGLELLAEEAMADVSFMLRSSHLESLRRIIDDPEATDNDRFVAYNLLQNAAVAVEGALPSCQDTGTAIVMGKKGENVYTGVEDGEYLSKGIYNTYQKRNLRYSQVVPLTMFDEKNSGSNLPAQIDIYAKKGDYYEFLFLTKGGGSANKTFLYQKTKSLLNEKSLEAFVKERISDLGTAACPPYHLALVIGGTSAEANLAAVKKASAKYYDNLPTEGNEAGQAFRDLEWEAKVQKICQESSIGAQFGGKYLTHDVRVIRLPRHAASCPVGMGVSCSADRNIKGKITKEGIFLEQLEQDPKRFLPATPPHLEEAVEIDLNKPMPEILAELSKYPIKTRLRLNGTLIVARDIAHAKIKELLDAGQPMPEYFKNHPIYYAGPAKTPEGMASGSFGPTTAGRMDVYVDEFQSHGGSMVMLAKGNRTSDVTNACHKYGGFYIGSIGGPAAILAQDNILSVEVVDFPELGMEAVRKIEVKDFPAFIITDDKGNDFFANLAH